In a single window of the Aridibaculum aurantiacum genome:
- a CDS encoding DUF6298 domain-containing protein, protein MPLYRLVIFAVFIFSTSARINAQKNKDSLPIQIEGGKLSYNPDANGDRVPDFSYAGYMLSEVPIPDVPVKVIVLAMTGDATATIQAAIDHVSSLPLDKQGFRGAVLLQKGQYELAGGLTIRASGVVFRGSGSDSSGTTLLGSGFDRETLIRITGINDIKKEKPVQLDNVYFPVNTVTLTLPNDHTFKVGDHVIVNRPSTKAWIEKIGADKIGVHVNYHLTHWGPGDFDQNWYRKIVAVTPTSITLDAPITNSLDPQFGGGNVARYTWEGQIRNVGVENFRCVSTFDSTNDKDENHRWMAITMDNVVDAWVRRVVAKNFVSSTVAVWETARRITIEDCKSLEPIGETGNHRRYAFHTLGQQVLFQRCYAEYAYHAFSVGFTTPGPNAFVQCYSYLPINFSGAIGGWATGILFDKTTVDGGNISFAFRDVDAQGGGWSAANSLSWQSRAAQIHLANPPTANNWAYGSWAQGYGNGHHEMPHSFLKPESIFYAQLEARTGKKSIEQEKILVYDTDRTTAPLPALTAKLSERARDPDLTMDAWIDQMIEKYPIHSNVTGAKTLHELNLKPKPVLVQKAPAISIKNGWIVGGGSVLAGRKSRTSMWRGSTRPSELARPTANLVRYVPGRYGRGLTDNLDTVVADMLRQNVVSLQSFPALWYERRRDDHARTRRADADVWAPFYEQPFSRSGEGEAFDRLSKYDLTKWNTWYWLRLKKFADLTDQNGLLFIQEHYLQHNIIEEGAHWTDYPWRTANNINNTGFAENTAYAGDKRVYMAEEFYDTAHAVRKVLHRNYIRKSLDEFKGNTNVIHHLGIEYTGPLHFVQFWLDVISEWEKENNQDVMVMLPGTKDVQDAILADKERSKLVEVIDVLQWHYRKDSSLYAPEGGHSLAARQYARIMNEGETSFGQVYRAVSEIKEAHPAKAVIYSRNRPKYAEWAIFMAGGSLAGLPKIIDKKFYTDATQMKRISAQQVDDVKYVLGKAGVGYIIFNHGRKLEVDLAGDNNRYSLKWINPSTGEIITGSNRLIGGKRHLIDAPFEGAVVAWLQKTR, encoded by the coding sequence ATGCCCTTATATCGCCTGGTCATTTTCGCTGTTTTCATTTTTTCAACATCAGCACGTATCAATGCGCAGAAGAATAAAGACAGTTTGCCTATTCAAATAGAAGGTGGTAAGCTCTCTTATAATCCGGATGCTAACGGCGATCGTGTTCCTGATTTCTCTTATGCTGGGTATATGCTTTCGGAAGTGCCCATTCCGGATGTTCCGGTAAAGGTTATTGTTCTTGCTATGACAGGGGATGCTACCGCAACCATACAGGCTGCTATTGATCATGTATCTTCTTTGCCCTTAGATAAACAAGGTTTTCGTGGTGCTGTGCTTTTACAAAAAGGACAATACGAATTAGCTGGTGGATTAACCATACGTGCTTCTGGGGTAGTATTTCGCGGTAGCGGATCAGACAGCAGTGGAACAACCTTATTAGGAAGTGGTTTTGACAGGGAAACGCTTATCAGGATTACCGGGATCAATGATATCAAAAAAGAAAAGCCGGTACAGTTGGATAACGTTTATTTCCCTGTGAATACGGTTACGCTAACACTACCCAATGATCATACTTTCAAAGTAGGTGATCATGTTATTGTAAATCGACCATCTACAAAAGCATGGATAGAAAAAATAGGTGCTGATAAAATTGGTGTTCATGTCAACTACCATCTTACGCATTGGGGGCCGGGTGATTTTGACCAAAATTGGTACAGGAAAATAGTGGCAGTTACGCCAACCTCTATTACACTCGATGCACCCATTACAAACTCGCTTGACCCGCAGTTTGGTGGTGGCAATGTAGCACGTTATACATGGGAGGGACAGATAAGGAATGTGGGTGTAGAGAACTTTCGTTGCGTTTCAACTTTCGATTCCACAAATGATAAAGATGAAAACCATCGGTGGATGGCTATCACCATGGACAATGTGGTGGATGCATGGGTGCGTAGGGTTGTAGCAAAGAACTTTGTTAGTTCCACAGTAGCCGTATGGGAAACAGCAAGACGGATAACCATTGAAGATTGTAAGTCGCTTGAGCCAATAGGAGAGACAGGAAACCACCGCCGTTATGCTTTCCATACATTAGGTCAGCAAGTGCTTTTTCAACGGTGTTATGCTGAGTATGCTTACCATGCTTTTTCTGTTGGTTTTACTACACCAGGGCCTAATGCTTTTGTACAATGTTACTCGTACCTGCCCATCAATTTTAGTGGAGCTATTGGTGGTTGGGCTACAGGAATTTTATTTGATAAAACGACCGTGGATGGCGGTAATATAAGCTTTGCTTTTCGCGATGTAGATGCGCAAGGTGGCGGTTGGTCGGCAGCTAATTCGCTTAGCTGGCAGAGCAGGGCTGCACAAATTCATTTGGCCAATCCACCTACTGCAAACAATTGGGCTTATGGTAGCTGGGCGCAAGGCTATGGCAATGGACATCATGAAATGCCGCATAGCTTCTTAAAACCCGAAAGTATATTCTATGCCCAGTTAGAAGCACGTACAGGCAAAAAGTCAATAGAGCAGGAAAAGATACTGGTATATGATACAGATAGAACCACCGCTCCTTTACCCGCATTAACAGCTAAGCTGAGTGAACGTGCAAGGGACCCTGATCTTACCATGGATGCGTGGATAGATCAGATGATTGAAAAGTATCCCATACATTCAAATGTAACGGGTGCAAAAACTTTGCATGAACTGAATCTAAAACCTAAGCCTGTATTGGTGCAGAAAGCACCAGCTATATCAATAAAAAATGGATGGATAGTAGGAGGTGGTAGTGTATTGGCCGGAAGAAAAAGCCGGACCTCCATGTGGCGTGGTTCAACCCGCCCTTCTGAACTGGCAAGGCCAACGGCTAATCTTGTCCGCTATGTACCCGGCCGGTATGGAAGAGGATTAACAGATAACCTGGATACTGTGGTTGCAGATATGTTGCGGCAGAATGTTGTGTCCTTGCAAAGTTTTCCTGCGCTATGGTACGAACGCCGCCGCGACGATCATGCACGTACTCGAAGAGCCGATGCCGATGTATGGGCGCCATTTTATGAGCAGCCTTTTAGCCGCAGTGGCGAGGGCGAAGCATTTGATCGCTTAAGTAAATATGATCTTACAAAATGGAACACGTGGTATTGGTTGCGCTTGAAAAAGTTTGCTGACCTGACTGATCAAAATGGATTGTTGTTTATCCAGGAGCATTACCTGCAGCACAACATAATTGAAGAGGGCGCTCATTGGACGGATTATCCGTGGCGTACAGCCAACAACATCAATAACACAGGCTTTGCAGAAAATACAGCATATGCGGGGGATAAGCGCGTATACATGGCTGAAGAATTCTATGATACAGCACATGCTGTAAGGAAGGTTTTACACCGCAACTACATTCGCAAAAGCCTGGATGAGTTTAAGGGAAACACAAATGTCATTCATCACCTTGGTATAGAGTATACTGGTCCATTACATTTTGTTCAGTTTTGGCTGGATGTAATAAGCGAATGGGAAAAGGAAAACAACCAGGATGTAATGGTGATGCTGCCGGGAACAAAAGATGTGCAGGACGCCATACTTGCTGATAAGGAAAGATCTAAGCTGGTAGAGGTAATAGATGTGCTTCAGTGGCATTATAGGAAGGATAGCAGCCTTTACGCGCCTGAAGGAGGACATAGCCTTGCAGCCCGTCAATATGCGCGTATAATGAACGAAGGTGAAACTTCTTTTGGCCAAGTATATCGCGCAGTGAGTGAAATAAAAGAAGCCCATCCTGCAAAGGCTGTAATTTATTCCAGGAATAGACCTAAGTATGCGGAGTGGGCAATTTTTATGGCAGGCGGTTCGCTGGCTGGTCTGCCAAAAATTATTGATAAGAAGTTTTATACAGACGCCACTCAAATGAAAAGAATATCTGCGCAACAAGTGGATGATGTAAAATATGTTTTAGGTAAAGCAGGAGTGGGTTATATCATCTTTAATCATGGACGAAAATTGGAAGTTGATTTGGCAGGAGATAACAACCGCTATAGCTTGAAGTGGATCAACCCTTCAACAGGAGAAATAATAACTGGAAGTAATCGATTGATTGGAGGAAAAAGACATCTCATTGATGCGCCTTTTGAAGGAGCTGTGGTAGCATGGCTTCAAAAAACCAGGTAA
- a CDS encoding pectinesterase family protein, translating to MKNISSVFLRSLALAGCIVFIFWVKPKPVTIYMIGDSTMANKQEKAYPEMGWGMAFSQFFDHEVKIDNRAQNGRSTLSFINENRWQPVVDALKKGDYVFIQFGHNDEKIDKPGVGTSLELYKNNLAKFVNESRRKKAIPVLLTPIMRRSFVNGVFTDTHGGYPDVVRQLADSLKVPFIDMHRMSEKLILQLGEARSKILFNHLDSGHVNYPKGIVDNTHFSPVGAKKMAALVVSGIKELKLGLAKRITTQIHPENLAYDFVVAKDGTGDFKTVQEAINAVPDYRKKETTIYIKNGTYKEKLVLAESKSLISFIGESVDSTIITYDDYNQKKNIFEEDKGTSGSSGFYIYGPGFSAENITFSNTAGAVGQAVAVLVAGDKAKFKNCRFLGFQDTLYTYGRESRQYYSNCYIEGTVDFIFGSSTAVFDSCTIFGKRGGFFTAASTPENKKYGYVFINCKITGDAPENSFYLGRPWRPFAKTVFINCNLDKQVAPEGWNNWSNRSNEKTAFYAEYKNSGPGAATGKRVAWSHQLTDAEAKEYTLENILAGWNPNSSK from the coding sequence ATGAAAAACATCTCTTCCGTTTTCTTGCGCTCATTAGCACTAGCTGGTTGTATAGTATTCATTTTTTGGGTTAAGCCTAAACCTGTTACCATCTACATGATTGGTGACTCTACAATGGCAAACAAGCAAGAAAAGGCTTACCCTGAGATGGGATGGGGCATGGCTTTTAGTCAGTTTTTCGATCATGAGGTGAAGATCGATAACAGGGCTCAGAATGGTAGAAGTACCCTTTCTTTTATTAATGAAAACAGGTGGCAGCCGGTGGTTGATGCGCTAAAAAAAGGTGATTATGTATTCATCCAGTTTGGACACAATGATGAGAAAATAGATAAACCTGGTGTAGGAACTTCATTGGAATTATATAAGAATAACCTTGCGAAGTTTGTAAATGAATCCAGGAGAAAGAAAGCAATACCAGTTCTGCTTACACCTATCATGAGACGGAGCTTTGTCAATGGCGTTTTTACCGATACGCATGGTGGTTATCCCGATGTAGTAAGACAGCTAGCCGATTCACTTAAAGTGCCTTTCATTGATATGCACCGGATGAGTGAAAAACTGATCCTTCAGTTGGGAGAGGCAAGGTCTAAGATACTTTTCAATCATCTTGATTCTGGACACGTAAATTATCCAAAGGGCATAGTAGATAACACTCACTTTAGCCCGGTAGGTGCAAAGAAAATGGCTGCATTGGTCGTTTCAGGAATCAAGGAGTTAAAACTTGGCCTTGCTAAACGCATCACTACTCAAATACATCCTGAAAATCTTGCTTACGATTTTGTAGTAGCGAAGGATGGTACGGGTGATTTTAAAACTGTACAGGAAGCTATCAATGCCGTGCCTGATTACCGCAAGAAGGAAACAACCATCTACATAAAGAACGGTACGTACAAAGAGAAGCTTGTGCTGGCAGAGTCGAAAAGTCTTATAAGTTTCATAGGTGAAAGTGTAGACAGCACCATCATTACCTATGACGACTACAACCAAAAGAAAAACATCTTTGAAGAAGATAAGGGTACGTCAGGCTCTTCAGGATTTTATATTTATGGCCCCGGCTTCTCAGCTGAGAATATCACATTTTCTAATACCGCAGGTGCAGTAGGACAGGCGGTAGCTGTGCTGGTTGCTGGTGATAAAGCAAAATTTAAAAACTGCAGGTTCTTAGGATTCCAGGATACGCTGTATACCTATGGGCGTGAGAGCCGGCAGTACTACAGCAATTGCTATATTGAAGGAACCGTTGATTTTATATTTGGTTCTTCAACTGCTGTATTTGACAGCTGTACCATTTTCGGTAAAAGAGGAGGATTTTTTACTGCCGCTTCTACTCCTGAAAATAAAAAGTATGGGTACGTTTTTATAAACTGTAAGATCACGGGTGACGCTCCTGAAAACAGTTTCTATTTAGGCAGGCCATGGAGGCCTTTTGCAAAAACCGTTTTCATTAATTGTAATTTAGATAAACAGGTAGCACCTGAAGGATGGAACAATTGGAGTAACCGTTCAAATGAAAAGACAGCTTTTTATGCAGAATATAAAAACAGTGGTCCGGGAGCTGCAACAGGTAAAAGAGTGGCATGGTCGCACCAGCTGACGGATGCAGAAGCAAAAGAATATACCCTGGAAAATATTTTAGCGGGTTGGAATCCCAATAGCTCAAAATGA
- a CDS encoding M28 family metallopeptidase has protein sequence MKKFLLFLLSLFSFTLSQAQEMVYARKLVDTLTSPYFWGRGYTKNGMAKAAEFIAAEMKELGLKPMSNKGYLQEFSFPVNAFPGKMEVSINGKLLTPGKDFIVSPDSRSVRTKTALQQNDSVTFLAAADRLLVTLEDKLTWSVAPAQADFTHVMIAKKVLDQKPENISINVDAKLFNSFSASNVCGLVKGTTQPDSLIVFTAHYDHLGGLGSDTYFPGANDNASGISLLLNLAKYYAANPQPYSMAFIAFAGEEAGLVGSKFFTNNPLVPLNSIRFLINVDLVGTGEEGITVVNATEYVQEFAQLNKINDEYKLLQKINARGKAANSDHYWFSEKGVPAFFLYTLGGIAAYHDVHDKGATLPLTEFIDVMKLVIKFNEWLMGKH, from the coding sequence ATGAAGAAGTTTCTTCTCTTCCTGCTTTCCCTATTCAGCTTTACCCTGTCGCAAGCACAGGAAATGGTGTATGCAAGAAAACTCGTTGATACACTCACCTCGCCCTACTTCTGGGGAAGAGGATATACCAAAAATGGCATGGCAAAGGCAGCTGAATTCATAGCTGCTGAGATGAAAGAACTTGGATTGAAACCAATGAGCAATAAAGGCTACCTCCAGGAATTTTCTTTTCCCGTCAATGCATTTCCTGGTAAAATGGAAGTATCCATTAATGGAAAACTTCTGACACCCGGGAAAGATTTTATTGTATCACCAGATAGCAGAAGTGTGCGCACAAAAACTGCACTTCAGCAAAATGACTCCGTTACTTTTTTAGCAGCTGCAGATCGCCTTCTTGTTACTTTAGAAGATAAACTAACATGGTCAGTAGCGCCTGCACAGGCAGATTTCACGCATGTGATGATTGCTAAGAAGGTGCTGGATCAAAAGCCGGAGAATATTTCTATAAATGTAGATGCAAAGTTGTTTAACAGCTTCTCTGCATCCAATGTATGTGGGCTGGTAAAAGGCACTACTCAGCCTGATTCACTTATTGTTTTTACGGCACATTACGATCATTTAGGTGGCCTTGGTTCCGATACTTATTTCCCAGGTGCAAACGACAATGCCAGTGGTATTTCGCTTTTACTAAACCTGGCCAAATATTATGCTGCTAATCCTCAACCATACAGTATGGCTTTCATTGCTTTTGCTGGTGAAGAAGCAGGGCTGGTGGGTTCAAAGTTTTTCACCAACAATCCTTTGGTTCCTTTGAATTCCATCAGGTTCTTAATAAATGTTGATTTGGTTGGAACAGGTGAAGAAGGCATCACTGTAGTGAATGCCACAGAATATGTTCAGGAGTTCGCTCAGTTGAATAAGATCAATGATGAGTATAAGTTGCTTCAAAAAATAAATGCACGTGGTAAGGCTGCCAACAGCGATCATTACTGGTTTTCAGAGAAAGGCGTACCCGCTTTCTTTCTGTATACGCTTGGAGGAATAGCAGCTTACCATGATGTACATGATAAAGGAGCAACACTTCCTCTTACAGAGTTTATTGATGTAATGAAATTGGTAATAAAGTTCAATGAATGGCTAATGGGTAAGCACTAG
- a CDS encoding STAS domain-containing protein: MQVKIDTKEKFHVITVIDQNIAANIAADLAQVVTKFLHEEISNVVLKLDEVTAIDDDAAEQLARLQQSFYENNASFVICGLQDPVEQKLEELELLEVMNITPTESEAWDIVQMEEIERELLDGTDGEFPAKND; this comes from the coding sequence ATGCAGGTCAAAATTGATACCAAAGAGAAATTTCATGTTATAACAGTAATCGATCAAAATATAGCTGCCAATATAGCAGCAGACCTTGCCCAAGTAGTTACGAAATTTCTACATGAAGAGATCTCCAACGTGGTATTGAAACTAGACGAGGTGACAGCTATTGATGATGATGCGGCAGAGCAACTTGCACGTTTGCAACAAAGCTTCTATGAAAACAATGCTTCCTTTGTTATATGTGGTCTCCAGGATCCAGTAGAACAAAAACTTGAAGAATTAGAATTGCTGGAAGTAATGAACATTACACCCACTGAAAGCGAAGCCTGGGATATCGTTCAAATGGAAGAAATAGAACGGGAACTACTGGATGGCACCGATGGTGAATTTCCTGCGAAAAACGATTAA
- a CDS encoding alpha/beta hydrolase-fold protein, whose protein sequence is MKNIFLLLLLAVMNLPAFSQYTLRLVVNEVATKKQDDIYVAGSFNNWNPKDEKYKLKPFGTSRKAIVIKELAPGKYQYKFTRGGWDKVQTTAKGEDMQNLEVDVTGDVSQNHDIDGWQDDYPERAKPNTATSQVKILDNAFAIPQLNRTRRIWVYLPKGYETSKKTYPVLYMHDGQNLFSEHTASFGEWGVDEAMDTLIARTRKEVIIVGIDNGGDKRLQEYNPYDHQEFGKGEGGQYVEFITNTLKPFIDNKYRTQRDAVGTYIAGSSMGGLISMYAIAKYPHVFGGAGIFSPAFWTAPAIYDEVKNADWQKAKPKLFFYAGGKESDQMVPDMDKMIKLIQQKGNYNIRRVMAPLGKHNEPTWRSEFPEFFTFISSN, encoded by the coding sequence ATGAAGAATATTTTTCTATTGCTATTGCTGGCGGTAATGAACCTGCCGGCTTTTAGTCAATACACCCTACGCCTGGTAGTAAATGAAGTAGCTACTAAAAAACAGGATGATATTTATGTAGCTGGATCTTTCAACAATTGGAACCCGAAAGATGAGAAGTATAAACTGAAGCCTTTTGGAACAAGTAGAAAAGCAATTGTCATCAAAGAGCTGGCTCCAGGAAAGTATCAATACAAATTTACCAGGGGTGGTTGGGATAAAGTACAAACCACAGCTAAAGGAGAAGATATGCAAAACTTAGAAGTTGATGTAACAGGAGATGTTTCGCAAAACCATGATATTGATGGTTGGCAAGACGACTATCCTGAAAGAGCAAAACCAAACACAGCTACCTCGCAGGTTAAAATATTGGATAATGCTTTTGCCATTCCGCAACTTAATCGTACGCGACGGATCTGGGTTTATTTGCCCAAAGGCTACGAAACCAGCAAGAAGACATACCCTGTGTTGTATATGCACGATGGTCAAAATCTTTTCAGCGAGCATACAGCATCTTTTGGCGAATGGGGTGTGGATGAAGCAATGGACACTCTTATTGCCCGCACACGAAAAGAAGTAATCATTGTTGGTATAGACAATGGCGGCGACAAACGTTTGCAGGAATACAATCCATACGATCACCAGGAATTTGGTAAAGGTGAAGGAGGTCAATATGTCGAGTTCATCACCAATACGCTGAAACCTTTTATTGATAATAAATACCGCACTCAACGTGATGCTGTAGGCACTTATATAGCAGGTAGCAGTATGGGTGGCTTGATAAGCATGTATGCCATTGCTAAATATCCGCATGTGTTTGGTGGGGCAGGTATCTTTTCACCAGCTTTTTGGACGGCTCCGGCAATTTATGATGAAGTAAAAAATGCTGATTGGCAGAAGGCAAAACCAAAGTTGTTTTTTTACGCCGGAGGAAAAGAGAGCGACCAGATGGTGCCTGATATGGATAAGATGATCAAACTTATTCAGCAAAAAGGAAACTACAACATTAGGAGGGTGATGGCACCTTTAGGTAAACATAATGAGCCAACCTGGCGCAGCGAATTCCCTGAATTCTTTACGTTTATTTCCAGCAATTAG
- a CDS encoding ribonuclease Z, with protein sequence MFGVTILGNNSALPAYDRHPTSQVVTLDQFQFLVDCGEGTQMQLSRYKIKRSRINHIFISHMHGDHYFGLPGLITSMGLLGRENDLYLFAPPAMKGILDAILVAADTTLPYKLHFHPLTKEELLVDDPRYTVETFKVNHRIECWGFVFREKKTPRKINKDSIKKYHLESEAFERLKLGEDVVSNEGAVIKNEEVTLQNAPARSYAYAADTAYTPAIAEKIKDVSLLYHETTYLKELEDRAYLRFHSTTTQAADIAIKANAKKLLIGHFSSKYENLDQFAKEAQAVFPNTELALEGVSYRID encoded by the coding sequence ATGTTTGGCGTAACCATCCTAGGCAATAACTCAGCGCTTCCAGCATATGACAGGCACCCTACGTCGCAGGTGGTTACATTAGATCAGTTCCAGTTTTTAGTAGATTGTGGTGAAGGCACGCAAATGCAGTTATCTCGTTATAAGATCAAAAGGAGCCGCATTAATCACATCTTTATTTCGCACATGCACGGCGACCATTATTTTGGTTTGCCTGGCCTCATCACCAGCATGGGGTTACTAGGCAGAGAAAATGATCTTTACTTGTTTGCACCTCCTGCTATGAAAGGTATACTTGATGCTATACTAGTAGCTGCCGATACTACACTTCCATACAAACTGCATTTCCATCCGCTTACTAAAGAAGAATTATTGGTGGATGATCCCCGGTATACGGTAGAGACGTTTAAAGTAAATCATAGGATAGAATGTTGGGGTTTTGTTTTCAGGGAAAAGAAAACACCACGGAAGATTAACAAAGACAGCATCAAGAAATACCACCTGGAGTCTGAAGCATTTGAACGTTTGAAACTTGGAGAAGACGTTGTTTCCAATGAAGGTGCTGTTATAAAAAATGAAGAAGTAACCTTACAGAATGCACCAGCACGTAGCTATGCTTATGCTGCAGATACTGCCTATACACCTGCCATAGCTGAAAAAATAAAAGATGTAAGCTTACTCTATCATGAAACCACTTACCTAAAGGAACTGGAAGACAGAGCTTACTTGAGGTTTCATTCTACTACAACACAAGCTGCCGACATAGCCATAAAAGCAAACGCTAAGAAACTCTTGATAGGACACTTTAGCAGCAAATATGAAAATCTTGACCAATTTGCCAAAGAAGCACAAGCTGTATTTCCTAATACAGAACTAGCACTGGAGGGCGTTAGCTACAGGATCGACTAG
- a CDS encoding acetyl-CoA carboxylase carboxyltransferase subunit alpha, translating to MPEYPNRQFLDFEQPIKDLYEQIDITKKLADKNPKVDYSSTLQQLQDAIVDKRKEITEQLSAWQRVQLSRHPDRPYTLKYIEKMCTDFVELHGDRNVKDDKAMVGGFAQLEGETVMIIGQQKGINTKMRQLRNFGMANPEGYRKALRLMKLAEKFNKPVIALVDTPGAFPGLEAEERGQGEAIARNIYEMIRLKVPVIVVIIGEGASGGALGIGVGDRVFMMENTWYTVISPESCSSILWRSWDKKEVAAEQLRLTAIDMKRFGLVDDIIPEPLGGAHWDYAEAAQVLKSYLIKTLSELKGVDPQQRVNDRIEKFGKMGFWEEVPAQQL from the coding sequence ATGCCTGAATATCCAAATAGACAGTTCCTGGATTTTGAACAACCTATCAAGGACTTATACGAACAGATAGATATAACGAAGAAGCTGGCAGATAAAAATCCGAAAGTTGATTATTCTTCTACTCTTCAACAATTGCAAGACGCCATTGTTGACAAGCGTAAAGAAATAACCGAACAGCTTTCTGCATGGCAAAGAGTACAACTTAGTCGTCACCCGGATAGACCCTACACGCTTAAGTACATTGAGAAAATGTGTACTGACTTTGTAGAATTACATGGCGATAGAAATGTGAAGGATGATAAAGCAATGGTGGGCGGCTTTGCTCAACTAGAAGGTGAAACCGTGATGATCATCGGGCAACAAAAAGGTATCAATACTAAAATGCGCCAGCTAAGGAATTTTGGTATGGCCAATCCCGAAGGTTATCGCAAGGCACTTAGGCTAATGAAACTGGCAGAGAAGTTCAATAAGCCGGTTATTGCTTTGGTTGATACGCCAGGTGCTTTCCCGGGTCTTGAGGCAGAAGAAAGAGGCCAGGGTGAAGCCATTGCAAGGAATATATATGAAATGATCCGCCTGAAAGTGCCGGTGATAGTAGTGATAATAGGAGAGGGCGCCAGTGGTGGAGCATTAGGCATAGGCGTTGGTGATAGGGTATTTATGATGGAGAATACCTGGTACACCGTTATCTCACCTGAAAGCTGTAGTTCTATATTGTGGCGTAGCTGGGATAAGAAAGAAGTGGCCGCTGAGCAACTGCGACTAACAGCTATCGACATGAAGCGTTTCGGTTTGGTAGATGATATCATCCCTGAGCCATTAGGTGGCGCTCATTGGGATTATGCAGAAGCTGCACAGGTATTAAAATCTTACTTGATAAAAACGCTTTCCGAACTTAAGGGTGTTGATCCGCAGCAGCGCGTAAATGATCGTATTGAAAAATTTGGAAAAATGGGCTTCTGGGAAGAAGTTCCGGCACAACAGCTCTAA
- the dapA gene encoding 4-hydroxy-tetrahydrodipicolinate synthase → MSLKDTLRGTGVALVTPFTESKEVDFDALNNLIDFVLHGGVEYLVVLGTTGETPTLTKQEKVDILQFVYNKVQQTVPVVVGIGGNNTNEIIKDLEVLPIDKATAVLSASPYYNKPSQQGLFEHYQLFAEASPKPVILYNVPGRTGSNISAETTLRLAHASDNIQGIKEASGNMVQCMHILRNKPSEFLVTSGDDHLTLPLIAAGMDGVISVAANCYPKEFSQMVRSSLNNEYREARGFHYKLLECFDLLFAENNPAGVKAFLAELGVIKNHLRLPLTPLSDGVHQKIKIFIENFNQQKL, encoded by the coding sequence ATGTCATTAAAAGATACATTAAGAGGAACAGGTGTGGCCCTTGTTACGCCTTTTACAGAATCTAAAGAAGTAGATTTTGACGCACTTAATAATTTAATAGATTTCGTTTTGCACGGTGGCGTTGAATACCTGGTGGTATTGGGAACGACCGGCGAAACACCAACCCTTACTAAACAGGAGAAGGTAGATATACTTCAATTTGTTTACAATAAAGTACAGCAAACTGTTCCTGTAGTTGTTGGTATTGGGGGTAATAATACCAATGAGATCATCAAAGATCTTGAGGTGCTTCCGATAGATAAGGCTACCGCAGTTTTAAGTGCAAGTCCATATTACAATAAACCATCGCAGCAGGGATTGTTTGAGCATTACCAGCTGTTTGCTGAAGCTTCGCCTAAGCCAGTTATATTGTACAATGTTCCCGGCCGCACAGGAAGTAATATTTCTGCAGAAACCACACTGCGTCTTGCTCATGCTTCTGATAATATTCAAGGTATAAAAGAAGCAAGCGGTAACATGGTTCAGTGCATGCATATACTGCGCAACAAACCTTCTGAATTCTTAGTTACAAGTGGCGATGATCACCTTACGCTTCCGCTGATTGCTGCGGGAATGGATGGTGTTATTAGCGTTGCAGCCAATTGCTATCCTAAAGAATTTTCGCAAATGGTTCGCTCTAGCCTCAACAATGAATACAGGGAAGCACGAGGATTTCATTACAAATTGTTGGAATGTTTCGACCTGCTTTTTGCAGAGAACAATCCTGCAGGTGTAAAAGCATTCTTAGCAGAACTAGGTGTTATTAAAAATCACTTGCGATTACCTCTCACTCCATTGTCAGATGGGGTACATCAGAAGATCAAAATATTCATAGAGAATTTTAACCAACAGAAATTGTAG